Proteins encoded together in one Chitinophaga sp. LS1 window:
- a CDS encoding NUDIX hydrolase, with the protein MSALDWKLLESKYLFKSNWLTAREDKCETPQGKIVTPYYVLEYNDWVNCVALDDQGRVIMVKQYRHGIRQTLLEIPGGTMDNDDPSPEYAMRRELLEETGYGFDQLISLGKIAPNPASSNNLTHMFLATGGKKVQEQDLDENEEIEIVLLEMEELEAMLKDNQLLQSLHVTCIFYALLKLKELAFV; encoded by the coding sequence ATGTCTGCATTAGATTGGAAACTGCTTGAATCAAAGTATCTTTTTAAAAGTAACTGGTTAACAGCCCGCGAAGATAAATGCGAGACACCACAAGGCAAGATTGTAACTCCGTACTATGTACTGGAATACAATGACTGGGTGAATTGCGTAGCCCTGGATGATCAGGGGCGGGTGATTATGGTGAAACAATATCGTCATGGTATCCGACAGACTTTGCTGGAAATACCCGGTGGTACCATGGATAACGACGATCCTTCTCCTGAATATGCCATGCGTCGTGAACTGCTGGAAGAAACAGGCTACGGGTTTGATCAGTTGATCAGCTTAGGCAAGATCGCGCCGAACCCTGCGAGTAGTAATAATCTCACGCATATGTTCCTGGCAACAGGAGGGAAGAAGGTACAGGAACAGGATCTGGATGAGAATGAGGAAATTGAAATCGTGCTGCTTGAAATGGAGGAACTGGAAGCGATGCTGAAAGATAATCAATTGCTGCAAAGTCTGCATGTGACCTGCATATTCTATGCATTGTTAAAGTTGAAAGAACTGGCTTTTGTATAA
- a CDS encoding CAP domain-containing protein, protein MTRKLTLLTLFGILSLNLLACTRSITPGDSTRVDENNKDMQQEILYYTNKFRASQGKPPLLLDATCSGQAYKHSKAMATGATAFGHDGFEQRVDNLTTVFGRIPGAAENVAYGNLDAQQVVDGWIKSPGHRKNMLGDFDRIGIGSAHSSRDPRIIFFTQVFIVHKEAPAPKK, encoded by the coding sequence ATGACACGCAAACTTACATTACTGACGCTATTCGGTATCCTGTCGTTGAACCTGTTGGCCTGTACACGTAGTATAACACCGGGAGATTCTACCCGGGTGGATGAGAACAATAAGGATATGCAGCAGGAGATCCTTTACTACACCAACAAATTCAGGGCTTCTCAGGGTAAACCACCGTTATTGCTGGATGCCACGTGTAGCGGGCAGGCGTACAAGCATAGTAAAGCTATGGCAACAGGTGCGACCGCCTTTGGCCACGACGGTTTTGAGCAGCGTGTGGACAACCTGACCACTGTGTTTGGCCGTATACCTGGTGCAGCTGAAAATGTAGCTTATGGTAACCTGGATGCGCAGCAGGTAGTGGATGGCTGGATCAAGAGTCCCGGGCATAGAAAAAATATGCTGGGTGATTTTGACCGGATCGGGATTGGATCCGCACATTCAAGTAGAGATCCAAGGATTATATTCTTTACGCAAGTGTTTATAGTACATAAGGAGGCGCCGGCGCCAAAGAAATAG
- the fbp gene encoding class 1 fructose-bisphosphatase has protein sequence MSINRKVMTLDEFTIQELRNYPGATGQLSGLLRDIGLAAKRVNVEVNKAGIADILGEAGKVNIQGEDVKKLDVFANDQFINALGGSIYCAGVASEENEDFIAFTDEFSKASKYVVLIDPLDGSGNIDVNVSIGTIFSVYRRLTPVGSVCELEDFLQPGYEQIAAGYIIYGSSTMLVYATRRSVQGFTLDPSIGEFCLSHPNLKCPTESDIFSVNIGYYHLYETGVRKAIDYWLAKDEHGKIYRHRFVGCMVAEVHRTLIQGGIFMYPAFGKYAGGRLRLCYECNPMSFIMEKAGGVAMATGRQRLLELKPSKLHQRVPVFLGSKNMMEVWQRIVNS, from the coding sequence ATGAGTATCAACAGAAAAGTAATGACACTGGACGAGTTTACAATCCAGGAATTGAGGAATTACCCCGGCGCAACAGGACAGTTATCAGGTTTATTGCGCGATATCGGGTTGGCAGCAAAGCGCGTAAATGTGGAGGTGAATAAGGCTGGAATAGCCGATATCCTGGGCGAGGCCGGCAAGGTTAACATCCAGGGTGAAGATGTGAAAAAGCTGGATGTGTTTGCTAACGACCAGTTTATCAACGCCTTGGGAGGCAGTATTTACTGTGCCGGCGTGGCATCTGAAGAAAATGAAGACTTCATTGCCTTTACCGACGAGTTTTCTAAAGCTTCCAAGTACGTGGTATTGATAGACCCCCTGGATGGTTCCGGCAATATCGACGTAAATGTATCCATCGGTACTATTTTTTCTGTATATCGCCGTCTGACCCCCGTGGGTAGCGTGTGCGAGCTGGAAGACTTCTTACAGCCCGGCTACGAGCAGATCGCGGCAGGTTATATTATCTACGGTTCCTCCACCATGCTGGTTTATGCTACCCGCAGAAGCGTACAGGGCTTTACCCTCGATCCAAGCATCGGCGAGTTCTGCCTGTCACACCCGAACCTGAAATGTCCAACCGAAAGTGACATTTTTTCCGTTAATATCGGTTACTACCACCTTTACGAAACCGGCGTTCGCAAGGCTATCGACTACTGGCTGGCCAAAGACGAGCATGGCAAGATCTACCGCCACCGCTTTGTAGGTTGTATGGTGGCAGAGGTACACAGAACCCTGATCCAGGGCGGTATCTTTATGTATCCGGCCTTTGGAAAATATGCAGGGGGGCGTTTACGTTTATGTTATGAGTGCAACCCGATGTCATTCATTATGGAAAAGGCAGGAGGGGTAGCGATGGCTACTGGCAGACAGCGGTTGCTGGAGCTGAAGCCATCCAAACTGCACCAGCGGGTACCAGTGTTCCTGGGCTCTAAGAACATGATGGAGGTTTGGCAAAGAATAGTGAATAGTTAA
- a CDS encoding aspartate kinase, which yields MKVFKFGGASLESIERIQQVAAIVQSFPDQQILIVISAMGKTTNELEKVAENFYLRKREIAAQLLFNIEKSHTEVAEKLLGNRTHPVFDQLQTFFTEAEWTLGEKPGRPYDYYYDQLVSLGELLSTAIVSAYFNLAGVPNIWMDVRDVFRTDDTFREANIDWEVTARQVEQKVLPLFKKTNIVVTQGFIGSTDENESVTLGREGSDYSAAVFANLLNAESETIWKDVEGLKNADPKLFPNTINIPEISFSEVIEMAYYGAQVIHPKTIKPLQNKQIPLYVKSFLNKDLVGTVIREDIDVKQLPPIIVVKKNQVLLTITSKDFGFVTEDRISDIYELFHKLKIKINLMQNAAISFSCCIDNSPEKIETLIKALHEGYKIDYNEGLELLTVRYNKDGVMNELIGNRTVLLEQRSPVTIQALLK from the coding sequence ATGAAGGTTTTCAAATTTGGCGGTGCAAGTTTAGAAAGTATTGAACGAATCCAACAAGTAGCTGCGATTGTTCAGTCATTTCCTGATCAACAGATCCTGATCGTTATTTCTGCCATGGGCAAGACGACGAACGAACTGGAAAAGGTAGCCGAAAACTTTTATCTCCGTAAGCGCGAAATTGCGGCACAGTTGCTTTTCAATATCGAAAAGTCGCACACAGAAGTGGCAGAAAAGCTGCTGGGCAACAGGACTCACCCTGTTTTTGATCAGCTGCAAACGTTCTTTACAGAGGCCGAATGGACGCTGGGCGAGAAACCTGGCCGCCCTTATGACTATTATTACGACCAGCTGGTAAGTCTGGGTGAACTGCTCAGTACTGCCATCGTAAGCGCTTACTTCAACCTGGCAGGAGTACCTAATATCTGGATGGATGTGCGCGATGTGTTCAGAACAGACGATACTTTCCGCGAGGCGAATATCGACTGGGAAGTAACGGCGCGTCAGGTAGAGCAAAAGGTACTGCCCCTGTTCAAAAAAACCAATATTGTGGTAACACAGGGTTTCATTGGCAGTACGGATGAAAATGAAAGCGTGACATTAGGTCGTGAGGGGAGTGATTACTCCGCAGCCGTGTTTGCGAACCTGCTGAATGCGGAGAGTGAAACGATCTGGAAGGATGTGGAAGGACTGAAAAATGCAGATCCAAAGTTATTCCCGAATACGATCAATATTCCTGAAATTAGCTTTAGTGAGGTGATTGAAATGGCATATTATGGTGCGCAGGTGATTCACCCAAAGACGATCAAGCCTTTACAGAATAAGCAGATCCCTTTGTATGTGAAAAGCTTTTTGAATAAGGACCTGGTGGGCACGGTGATCAGGGAAGATATTGATGTGAAACAGCTCCCTCCTATTATTGTGGTGAAGAAAAACCAGGTGTTGCTGACAATCACGTCCAAGGATTTTGGGTTTGTGACAGAGGATAGGATCAGTGATATTTATGAGCTTTTTCATAAATTGAAGATCAAGATTAACCTGATGCAGAATGCGGCGATTAGTTTTAGTTGTTGTATAGATAATAGTCCGGAGAAGATAGAAACGTTGATAAAGGCACTGCATGAGGGGTATAAGATTGATTATAATGAGGGGTTGGAGTTGCTGACGGTGAGGTATAATAAGGATGGGGTGATGAATGAGTTGATTGGTAACAGAACAGTATTGCTGGAGCAAAGGTCTCCGGTAACGATACAGGCATTATTGAAATGA
- a CDS encoding ABC transporter ATP-binding protein, translated as MEKRKIIEVKDLVKKYGDFTAVNGISFDVYENEIFGLLGTNGAGKSTTLEIIETLREKTSGKVFVDGIDLDKDPERIKKLIGVQLQSSGYYPGLNLVELIDLFCGLYNQQADAKELLKLFNLEDKAKNKFKELSGGQKQRFSIATTLINKPKIIFLDEPTTGLDPQARRNLWDLILQVREQGTTVVITTHYMDEAEILCDRCAIVDHGRIIALESPDALIDKLVAGGFEKKKEVKKANLEDVFIHLTGEALREA; from the coding sequence ATGGAAAAGAGGAAGATCATAGAAGTAAAGGACCTTGTCAAGAAATACGGTGATTTTACAGCAGTAAATGGTATCAGTTTCGACGTATACGAAAATGAAATATTCGGTCTGCTGGGTACCAACGGTGCCGGAAAATCTACCACCCTCGAGATCATCGAAACCCTCCGCGAAAAGACTTCCGGAAAGGTATTCGTAGATGGAATTGACCTTGACAAAGACCCTGAGAGGATTAAAAAACTCATCGGTGTGCAGCTGCAAAGCTCCGGTTATTACCCCGGTTTAAACCTGGTAGAACTCATCGACCTGTTCTGCGGTCTCTATAACCAGCAAGCCGACGCCAAAGAACTACTCAAACTCTTCAATCTCGAAGATAAAGCGAAAAATAAGTTTAAAGAGCTCTCCGGTGGCCAGAAACAACGTTTCTCCATCGCGACTACGCTCATCAATAAACCCAAGATCATCTTCCTTGACGAACCGACTACCGGTCTCGATCCGCAGGCACGTCGTAATCTGTGGGACCTGATCCTGCAGGTACGCGAACAGGGTACTACCGTGGTGATCACCACGCACTACATGGACGAAGCAGAGATACTCTGTGATCGTTGTGCGATTGTAGACCATGGCCGTATTATTGCACTGGAATCGCCTGATGCGCTGATTGATAAATTAGTTGCGGGCGGATTTGAAAAGAAAAAAGAAGTGAAGAAAGCAAACCTCGAAGATGTGTTTATTCATCTGACAGGAGAGGCGCTGAGAGAGGCGTAA
- a CDS encoding bifunctional folylpolyglutamate synthase/dihydrofolate synthase, translating into MNYQQTLDYLYERLPMFTRVGASAFRKDLHNTIALCEQLGNPQRLFKTVHVAGTNGKGSTSHMLAAIFQQAGYKTGLYTSPHLKDFRERIRINGEMIDQEFVVEFVQQTQPSIEQLDPSFFELTVAMAFQYFALEQVDIAIIEVGLGGRLDSTNIITPELSVITNISYDHMNLLGNTLPEIASEKAGIIKPNIPVVIAQTQTEVEQVFIDKAKAMEAPITFADQYWLVQDNDLHNGHLHLQLRPHQSEQVWDIKPDLSGQYQVKNIMGVLSAVKVLQQAGWELPDEGVKTALSHVKKLTGLRGRWDVVAHNPLTVFDVGHNEAGIGEVMGQLEHMTYRHLHIVTGFVKDKEVSKVLKLFPPAATYYFTRAQIPRALDEHELAEMGAAAGLRGKVYANVQQAFSAAKQHAHEEDVILVCGSFFIVGEAM; encoded by the coding sequence ATGAACTACCAACAAACTCTGGACTACCTTTATGAGCGCCTGCCCATGTTCACCCGTGTGGGGGCTAGCGCTTTCAGAAAAGACCTGCATAATACCATCGCTTTATGCGAACAACTGGGCAATCCCCAACGCCTGTTCAAAACAGTTCACGTAGCCGGTACTAACGGCAAAGGCTCTACCAGCCATATGCTGGCAGCTATTTTTCAGCAGGCGGGATACAAGACCGGATTGTATACCTCTCCGCACCTGAAGGATTTCAGGGAGCGGATCCGTATCAATGGTGAGATGATTGACCAGGAGTTTGTCGTAGAGTTTGTACAACAAACACAACCATCTATTGAACAACTTGATCCTTCCTTTTTCGAGCTGACAGTGGCCATGGCATTTCAGTATTTTGCACTGGAACAGGTCGATATCGCCATTATTGAAGTAGGCCTTGGTGGCCGGTTAGATAGCACAAATATTATCACGCCCGAATTGTCAGTGATCACCAATATCAGCTATGATCACATGAACCTGCTGGGCAATACCCTGCCTGAAATAGCCAGTGAAAAAGCAGGCATTATCAAACCGAATATACCGGTGGTAATCGCGCAGACACAAACTGAAGTAGAGCAGGTATTTATTGATAAGGCAAAAGCCATGGAAGCCCCCATTACCTTTGCAGACCAGTATTGGCTGGTGCAGGATAATGACTTGCACAACGGACATTTGCATCTGCAATTAAGACCACATCAGAGTGAACAGGTATGGGATATCAAACCAGATCTGAGCGGCCAATACCAGGTGAAAAATATCATGGGAGTACTGAGTGCCGTGAAAGTATTGCAACAGGCAGGTTGGGAACTACCGGATGAAGGCGTAAAAACCGCCCTGAGCCATGTGAAAAAATTAACCGGCCTGAGAGGCAGATGGGATGTGGTGGCACACAACCCGCTCACCGTATTTGATGTAGGACATAATGAGGCAGGCATTGGTGAGGTCATGGGTCAGCTGGAACATATGACATACAGACACCTGCATATAGTGACAGGTTTTGTGAAAGACAAGGAAGTGAGTAAGGTATTAAAACTGTTTCCACCGGCAGCAACCTATTATTTTACAAGGGCACAGATACCCAGGGCACTGGATGAACATGAGCTGGCAGAGATGGGTGCAGCAGCGGGTTTGAGAGGCAAGGTGTATGCGAATGTACAACAGGCTTTTTCAGCGGCAAAGCAGCATGCGCATGAGGAAGATGTGATATTGGTATGTGGTAGTTTCTTTATAGTCGGCGAAGCAATGTAA
- a CDS encoding YfiT family bacillithiol transferase, with translation MEDLKYPIGRFQAPSHISDLQLKSYINDIRFLPSLVEIAVQTLDAPQLSTPYRPGGWTVVQVVHHLADSHMNAYTRFKLALTEDNPVIKPYDEAAWAELPDVTKTPINISLTLLHSLHTRWVSLMDNMTPEQWERVFTHPEHGETFFLKKVAGTYSWHGKHHLAHIERLKERNNWQ, from the coding sequence ATGGAAGATCTCAAATACCCAATCGGCCGGTTCCAGGCCCCATCGCACATCTCTGACCTCCAGTTAAAGAGCTATATCAATGATATCCGCTTTCTGCCATCACTGGTAGAAATAGCTGTGCAGACGCTCGATGCACCCCAACTCTCCACGCCTTACCGCCCCGGTGGCTGGACAGTGGTACAGGTCGTGCATCACCTGGCAGATAGTCATATGAATGCCTACACCCGCTTCAAACTGGCCTTGACAGAAGACAACCCTGTCATCAAGCCATACGACGAAGCCGCCTGGGCCGAACTCCCGGATGTTACAAAAACACCCATCAATATCTCCCTCACCCTGCTCCATTCCCTGCATACCCGCTGGGTTTCCCTGATGGATAACATGACCCCTGAACAATGGGAACGCGTGTTTACCCACCCGGAACATGGTGAAACTTTCTTCCTGAAAAAAGTAGCAGGTACCTATTCCTGGCATGGAAAACACCACCTGGCTCACATCGAAAGGCTGAAAGAACGGAATAACTGGCAATAA
- a CDS encoding transposase → MFCEPKDTTLGIISEGIIRKWILPHLSIGKRGYKSKVDLVKVVSLILKRLKTGCQWRELSIKEYFPNGEITWQGVYYYFNKWSSDGSWKLIWINLLKENRQILDLSSIQLDGSHTPSKRGGYAVGYQGRKSCKTSNSLFLSDNQGQILSVSEPQSGNHNDLYNIVSTFEEMLTTLEEATINTKGLFLNADAGFDGGEFREYCMEKELEANIATNSRNSKQTSESYQYFDDQLYKRRYKIEQANAWMDSFKALIIRFETKAANWRALQWIAILVLFCKKLKD, encoded by the coding sequence TTGTTTTGCGAACCAAAAGATACTACCCTGGGAATCATAAGCGAAGGTATAATAAGAAAATGGATATTGCCGCATTTAAGTATAGGAAAGCGAGGATATAAGTCAAAAGTGGATTTGGTGAAAGTAGTAAGCTTGATATTAAAACGGTTAAAAACGGGCTGTCAGTGGCGAGAATTAAGTATTAAAGAATATTTCCCCAATGGTGAAATTACGTGGCAAGGCGTGTATTACTACTTTAATAAATGGAGCAGCGATGGATCGTGGAAACTTATCTGGATAAATCTTTTAAAGGAAAATCGCCAAATCCTTGATTTGTCTTCGATTCAATTAGATGGAAGTCATACACCATCGAAGCGAGGAGGCTATGCAGTAGGCTATCAGGGTCGAAAATCATGCAAAACGAGTAATAGTTTGTTTTTGAGTGACAATCAAGGCCAGATACTTAGTGTAAGCGAGCCACAATCCGGCAATCACAATGATCTTTATAATATTGTTTCAACTTTTGAAGAAATGCTAACCACCCTCGAAGAGGCTACAATAAATACGAAAGGATTGTTCTTAAATGCAGATGCAGGATTTGATGGAGGAGAATTCAGAGAATACTGTATGGAAAAGGAATTGGAAGCTAATATCGCTACCAATTCCCGTAATAGCAAGCAAACCAGTGAGTCATATCAATACTTTGATGATCAATTATATAAAAGACGCTACAAGATCGAACAAGCAAATGCCTGGATGGATAGCTTCAAAGCATTAATAATTAGATTTGAAACAAAAGCGGCTAACTGGAGAGCATTACAATGGATCGCAATCTTAGTCCTCTTTTGTAAAAAATTAAAAGACTAA